The following proteins are encoded in a genomic region of Armatimonadota bacterium:
- a CDS encoding Xaa-Pro dipeptidyl-peptidase — protein MTSERRARRVSRICGILASTLFGLAVHAQTGGTKPVFLDGQAQKVPEFSESKDWIRETLWVETPFDSDADGKKDRVHVDVTRQRQTQTEGLKVPVVYESSPYFAGTADGGSILWDVRQELGSEPPARTKHPNIPYAPDRKNVSNSLVATWVPRGFAVVHSEAPGTGLSDGSPTVGGPPERLAPKAVIDWLNGRAKGYSARTGGSEIKADWCTGKVGMIGTSYNGTIPVAAATTGVKGLEAIVPVAPNTSYYHYYRSNGLVRHPGGWLGEDIDSLYDFINSGDPQNRDRSNALYRDGEFVKGRDRATGDYNAFWAERDLLPYVKNIKCAVLMAHAFNDWNVVPEHSVRISRAIKGKVPLVQYFHQGGHGGDPPFELTNKWFTRFLYGVKNGVEDGPKAYIVRERAPGSPRGTAAELATYADYPNPAAAPVPFYLAAGGRTSGALVLKKQDSNTVEELVDDVAFDAPSLAKAADSPNRLLYVTPELKTPVHLSGTATVTVRLASSAPAANLSVYLVQLPWTEGPIGTSNLITRGWADPQNASSLKKGGDYHSKERGVPLKPGSFVTLTFDLQPDDQIVPAGKRIGLMVLSSDHDFTLWPKAGTRLSVDLQATSVTLPIVGGRSGYERALEGR, from the coding sequence ATGACGTCGGAACGCCGTGCTCGACGGGTCTCTCGGATCTGCGGGATCCTCGCGTCGACCCTCTTCGGACTTGCCGTCCACGCCCAGACCGGGGGGACGAAGCCCGTTTTCCTGGACGGTCAGGCTCAAAAGGTGCCGGAGTTCTCCGAGTCCAAAGACTGGATCCGTGAAACCCTATGGGTGGAGACGCCGTTCGATTCCGATGCGGACGGGAAGAAGGACCGCGTCCACGTGGACGTGACGCGCCAACGGCAGACGCAGACCGAGGGTCTAAAGGTGCCCGTCGTTTACGAGTCCTCCCCGTACTTCGCGGGTACGGCGGACGGAGGCTCGATCCTCTGGGACGTCAGGCAAGAACTCGGCTCCGAGCCTCCCGCCAGGACGAAGCACCCGAACATCCCGTACGCTCCGGACCGGAAGAACGTCTCGAACTCTCTCGTCGCGACCTGGGTGCCGAGAGGGTTCGCGGTCGTCCACTCCGAAGCTCCAGGTACCGGACTCTCCGACGGCAGTCCGACCGTGGGCGGGCCTCCCGAACGTCTCGCCCCGAAGGCGGTCATCGACTGGTTGAACGGTCGGGCCAAGGGGTATTCGGCCCGAACAGGCGGATCGGAAATCAAAGCGGATTGGTGCACGGGGAAGGTCGGCATGATCGGGACGTCGTACAACGGAACGATCCCGGTCGCGGCCGCCACGACCGGCGTCAAGGGTCTGGAGGCGATCGTTCCGGTCGCTCCGAACACCTCGTACTACCACTACTACCGGTCGAACGGACTCGTCCGACATCCTGGCGGTTGGCTCGGCGAGGACATCGACTCGCTGTACGACTTCATCAATAGCGGAGATCCCCAGAACCGGGACCGTAGCAACGCGCTCTACCGGGACGGTGAGTTCGTCAAGGGCCGCGACCGTGCGACGGGGGACTACAACGCTTTCTGGGCCGAACGAGACCTGCTCCCCTATGTGAAGAACATCAAATGCGCGGTTCTCATGGCGCACGCGTTCAACGATTGGAACGTCGTCCCGGAGCACAGTGTACGGATCAGTCGTGCCATCAAGGGCAAGGTGCCGCTCGTGCAGTACTTCCATCAGGGCGGTCACGGAGGAGACCCGCCGTTCGAGCTGACCAACAAGTGGTTCACTCGGTTCCTCTACGGGGTGAAGAACGGGGTCGAAGACGGGCCGAAGGCGTACATCGTCCGAGAACGGGCACCAGGTTCCCCTCGCGGAACGGCGGCCGAACTAGCGACCTATGCGGACTATCCGAACCCGGCCGCCGCGCCGGTGCCGTTTTACCTCGCCGCAGGCGGTCGCACGTCCGGCGCCCTCGTGCTGAAGAAGCAGGATTCGAACACGGTCGAGGAACTCGTCGACGACGTCGCGTTCGATGCCCCGTCCTTGGCCAAAGCCGCCGATTCGCCGAACCGGTTGCTGTACGTGACGCCCGAACTTAAAACTCCCGTGCACCTTTCGGGAACGGCGACGGTCACCGTCCGGCTCGCCTCGAGCGCCCCGGCCGCCAACCTGTCCGTCTACCTCGTCCAACTCCCTTGGACGGAAGGACCGATCGGCACGTCGAACCTGATCACGCGCGGCTGGGCCGACCCGCAGAACGCATCGTCGCTCAAGAAGGGTGGCGACTATCACTCGAAGGAACGTGGCGTCCCGCTCAAACCGGGTTCGTTCGTCACGTTGACGTTCGACCTGCAACCGGACGATCAGATCGTCCCGGCGGGCAAGCGAATCGGCCTCATGGTGCTGTCGAGCGACCATGACTTCACTCTTTGGCCCAAGGCGGGGACGAGGCTTTCGGTCGACTTGCAGGCGACGTCGGTCACTCTGCCGATCGTCGGGGGACGGAGCGGGTACGAACGCGCCCTCGAGGGCCGGTAA
- a CDS encoding NAD(P)-binding protein, with the protein MTPKTRDLTVPPDLTQDRAAGPVRVRRPEYRDLLPPCNEACPAGENIQAWLAKVVDGDDRGAWEALVENNPLPAVHGRVCYHPCETACNRGRLESPVSIHAVERYLGDLAIAEGWAFPIPTVSTGKRALVVGAGPAGLSCAYHLARAGHTVEIYEAGPMAGGMMHFGIPAYRLPRNVLDAEVQRILDMGVTLRLNRKVDDLKSELDGGRFDAAFLAVGAGLGKKTDIPSRDAGKILDAVSFLRDVESSDPPRLGRRVAVYGGGNTAMDAARVAKRLGAEPLIIYRRDREHMPAHDFEAAEALEEGVAIHWLRTIKSVESGRIEVEVMELDADGRPRPTGVVEVLEADDLILALGQETDTSFLRTLEGVRFQADGVVDVDATMMTGHPGVFAGGDMAPSERTVTVAVGHGKKAARSMDAYLSGRALPSSASKDVARLERLRLWFFADAAARIQSQTPLADRTSSFEEVVHGLTAKDALFEARRCFSCGNCFECDGCYGACPEDAILKLGSGRRYDVDLSRCTGCGTCYDQCPVHAISLIPEGTQAS; encoded by the coding sequence ATGACGCCAAAAACACGAGACCTGACCGTTCCGCCCGATCTGACCCAAGACCGGGCGGCGGGGCCCGTCCGAGTCCGACGGCCCGAATACCGCGACCTGTTGCCACCGTGCAACGAAGCCTGCCCGGCCGGCGAGAACATCCAAGCGTGGCTCGCCAAGGTGGTCGACGGCGACGATCGCGGGGCTTGGGAGGCGCTCGTCGAGAACAACCCGCTGCCCGCCGTCCATGGACGCGTCTGCTATCACCCTTGCGAAACGGCGTGCAACCGGGGCCGGCTCGAGAGCCCCGTCAGCATCCACGCCGTGGAGCGGTATCTGGGGGACCTCGCGATCGCCGAAGGTTGGGCGTTCCCCATACCGACCGTCTCGACAGGAAAACGGGCCCTGGTCGTCGGTGCGGGTCCAGCCGGACTGTCGTGCGCCTATCATCTGGCCCGGGCCGGGCATACGGTCGAGATCTACGAGGCTGGCCCCATGGCGGGCGGCATGATGCACTTCGGCATTCCGGCGTACCGGCTGCCCCGGAACGTCCTGGACGCCGAAGTCCAGCGGATCTTGGACATGGGCGTCACGCTCCGGTTGAACCGGAAAGTCGACGACCTCAAGTCGGAACTGGACGGAGGGAGGTTCGACGCCGCCTTCCTTGCGGTCGGGGCCGGTCTCGGTAAGAAGACCGACATCCCGTCCCGCGACGCCGGCAAGATCCTCGACGCCGTGTCCTTCCTCCGCGACGTGGAGTCGAGCGATCCGCCCCGGTTGGGGCGGAGGGTCGCGGTCTACGGCGGTGGGAACACGGCGATGGACGCGGCCAGGGTCGCCAAGCGTCTTGGTGCGGAACCTTTGATCATCTACCGCCGCGACCGGGAGCACATGCCCGCCCACGACTTCGAGGCGGCGGAAGCCCTCGAAGAAGGCGTCGCGATCCACTGGCTTCGGACGATCAAGTCGGTCGAGTCCGGTCGGATCGAAGTCGAAGTCATGGAGCTCGACGCCGACGGACGGCCCCGGCCGACAGGCGTCGTCGAAGTCCTGGAGGCCGACGACCTGATCCTCGCGCTCGGACAAGAGACCGATACGTCGTTCCTCAGGACGCTCGAAGGCGTCCGGTTCCAGGCCGACGGCGTCGTCGACGTGGACGCGACGATGATGACGGGACACCCTGGGGTGTTCGCGGGCGGAGACATGGCCCCTTCCGAACGTACGGTCACCGTCGCGGTCGGGCACGGGAAGAAGGCGGCCCGTAGCATGGACGCTTACCTGTCCGGTCGGGCCCTGCCCTCTTCGGCGTCGAAGGACGTCGCCCGACTCGAGCGGTTGAGGCTGTGGTTCTTCGCCGATGCGGCGGCCCGGATCCAAAGCCAGACCCCGCTCGCCGACCGGACGTCGAGTTTCGAAGAAGTGGTCCACGGTCTGACGGCGAAAGACGCCCTGTTCGAGGCCCGGCGCTGCTTCTCTTGCGGCAACTGCTTCGAATGTGACGGTTGCTACGGGGCGTGCCCCGAAGACGCGATCCTCAAGCTCGGCTCAGGTCGACGCTATGACGTCGACCTGAGCCGTTGCACCGGATGCGGGACCTGTTACGACCAGTGTCCCGTCCATGCGATCTCCCTGATCCCAGAAGGAACCCAAGCATCATGA
- the rplJ gene encoding 50S ribosomal protein L10, whose protein sequence is MPTAQKANVIEQTKQKYDKAAGVLFAEYRGLKVHQLQDLRKQLKAKGGEFSVVKNTLFKIAAGDDAGNMPEAMTSGPTGIAFIYENEAECAKVLADFAKTNKALVIKGGYISGAVYDDKQVDALAKLPPREVLIAQVIGAVAAPLSSLVGTIEAIYAQPIRTVYAVVDKLGDGSAAPAKEEASAPAGEAETTETETASAAPEAAAEGSETPAEAPAEAPTMEADAPSEPAAEGEAEA, encoded by the coding sequence ATGCCGACAGCCCAAAAGGCTAACGTCATCGAGCAGACGAAGCAAAAGTACGACAAGGCCGCAGGGGTGCTCTTCGCCGAGTACCGCGGTCTTAAGGTGCACCAGCTTCAGGACCTTCGAAAACAGCTCAAGGCCAAGGGAGGCGAATTCAGCGTCGTGAAGAACACGCTGTTCAAGATCGCCGCCGGCGACGACGCCGGGAACATGCCCGAAGCCATGACCAGCGGACCCACCGGGATCGCCTTCATCTACGAGAACGAGGCCGAATGCGCCAAGGTCCTTGCGGACTTTGCAAAGACGAACAAGGCCCTCGTCATCAAGGGAGGCTACATCAGCGGTGCGGTGTACGACGACAAACAAGTCGACGCGCTGGCCAAGCTGCCGCCGAGGGAAGTGTTGATCGCCCAGGTCATCGGAGCCGTCGCGGCCCCGTTGTCCAGCCTGGTCGGGACGATCGAAGCCATCTATGCCCAGCCGATCCGCACGGTCTATGCCGTCGTGGACAAACTGGGAGACGGCTCCGCCGCCCCCGCCAAAGAAGAGGCGTCCGCACCTGCCGGTGAAGCCGAAACAACGGAAACCGAAACCGCCTCCGCAGCCCCAGAGGCTGCGGCCGAAGGATCTGAAACACCCGCCGAGGCTCCTGCCGAGGCCCCGACCATGGAGGCGGACGCTCCCAGCGAGCCCGCCGCCGAGGGCGAGGCTGAAGCCTAA
- the nifJ gene encoding pyruvate:ferredoxin (flavodoxin) oxidoreductase: protein MDGNEAVATVAYRLNEVCAIYPITPSSAMAEWADQWASEGRTNLWGQVPDVIEMQSEGGAAGAVHGALQAGALTTTFTASQGLLLMIPNMFKIAGELTPTVFHVAARSLATNTLSIFGDHQDVMAVRQTGFALLASSTVQEAHDMTVVAQASTLASRVPFLHFFDGFRTSHEVNKLELLSDGQLRTLIDDETIFEHRRRGLNPDRPSVRGTASNPDTYFQSREAGNPFYDACPDVVAGALEAFGEATGRRYSLFEYHGARDADRVVVVMGSGAGTVREAVDRLNGSGHRVGVVKVRLYRPFDARRFCEALPESVRSVAVLDRTKEPGSLGEPLFSDVALALSQSDRAPIKVFGGRYGLSSKEFTPAMAAAVFGHLASDSPMRRFTVGITDDVTGLSLDVDESFGAEPDDVFRAVFYGLGSDGTVGANKNTIKIIGEEPGVYAQGYFVYDSKKSGSTTVSHVRFGPRPIDSPYLIREARFVGCHQFGFIDRIDVLKLAAPGATFLLNSPYGAGEVWDKLPRTVQEQILSKRLKFYVIDANRVARETDMAGRTNTIMQTCFFGISGVLPRDRAIEKIKSAIRKTYSRKGEDVVRKNWEAVDATLDRLEEVLVPDVATSQIPMRPAVAPGATPFAERFVARLLSGEGDLLPVSAVPVDGAYPSATSRWEKRNIADSIPVWDAEACVQCGSCSFVCPHAAIRARLVHESLLDGAPEGFRSAPIDARGFPETRYVLQVYGEDCTGCGLCVQTCPVKRDGDRRAINMAPHDEGLDLSRPFVPFFETLPVNDRASVDFSTVRGAQFLEPTFEFSGACAGCGETPYLKLLSQLFGDRMIVANATGCSSIYGGNLPTTPWATDHDGRGPAWANSLFEDNAEFGLGMRLAADRHLAEARSLLVELKDQLGETLVRDLIEEPQVLESDIRRQRSRVTELYEKLGQTDSPSARRLRAVADHLTRRSVWIVGGDGWAYDIGSAGLDHVLASGRDVNILVMDTEVYSNTGGQASKATPLAAVAKFANSGKPVAKKDIALQAVAYGNVYVARIAMGANPQQTLQALREADAYPGTSLVIAYCHCIAHGIDMEQGLSQQHLAVQSGYWPLMRYNPVLRDQGHAPFLLDSARASKPFTEYADNELRYRALRQTNPENADRLMAMAEEAIRKRWALYEQMAAIH from the coding sequence ATGGACGGTAACGAAGCCGTCGCCACCGTCGCTTATCGATTGAACGAAGTCTGCGCGATCTATCCGATCACGCCGTCGTCAGCCATGGCGGAGTGGGCCGACCAGTGGGCGAGCGAGGGCCGCACGAACCTCTGGGGTCAAGTGCCGGACGTCATCGAGATGCAGAGCGAAGGCGGTGCCGCAGGGGCGGTTCACGGGGCTCTCCAAGCCGGAGCGCTGACGACCACGTTCACGGCTTCTCAGGGCCTTCTCCTCATGATCCCGAACATGTTCAAGATCGCGGGTGAACTCACGCCGACGGTCTTCCATGTCGCGGCCAGGTCCCTCGCGACGAACACCCTCTCGATCTTCGGCGATCATCAGGACGTGATGGCCGTCCGACAGACGGGGTTCGCCCTGCTCGCGTCCTCCACGGTCCAGGAGGCTCACGACATGACGGTCGTGGCCCAAGCGTCGACCTTGGCGAGCCGGGTCCCGTTCCTCCACTTCTTTGACGGGTTCCGCACGTCCCACGAGGTCAACAAGCTCGAATTGCTCTCGGACGGGCAGTTGCGAACGCTCATCGACGACGAGACCATCTTTGAGCACCGGCGAAGGGGGCTGAACCCGGACCGCCCGTCGGTCCGAGGGACGGCGAGCAACCCGGACACCTACTTCCAATCGCGAGAGGCGGGCAATCCCTTTTACGACGCGTGCCCGGACGTGGTCGCCGGCGCCCTTGAGGCGTTCGGAGAGGCGACGGGCCGAAGGTACTCGTTGTTCGAATACCATGGCGCTCGCGACGCCGACAGGGTCGTCGTTGTCATGGGTTCAGGCGCCGGGACCGTGCGCGAAGCCGTCGACCGGCTCAACGGTTCCGGCCATCGGGTCGGAGTCGTCAAAGTGCGCCTCTACCGTCCGTTCGACGCCCGACGGTTCTGCGAGGCCCTACCTGAATCCGTCCGCTCCGTCGCCGTCCTTGACCGGACCAAGGAACCCGGCAGCCTGGGAGAACCGCTCTTCTCAGACGTCGCGCTCGCCTTAAGCCAATCCGACAGGGCTCCGATCAAGGTCTTCGGAGGGCGGTACGGACTTTCGTCCAAAGAATTCACGCCGGCCATGGCCGCGGCCGTCTTCGGACACTTGGCTTCCGATTCCCCCATGCGTCGGTTCACGGTCGGGATCACGGACGACGTCACGGGCCTAAGCCTCGACGTCGACGAGTCGTTCGGCGCCGAACCCGACGACGTGTTCCGGGCCGTGTTCTACGGTCTGGGTTCGGACGGGACCGTCGGTGCGAACAAGAACACGATCAAGATCATCGGTGAAGAGCCGGGCGTCTACGCGCAAGGCTATTTCGTCTACGACTCGAAGAAGTCAGGATCGACGACCGTCTCCCACGTCCGGTTCGGGCCGCGACCGATCGACTCGCCGTACTTGATCCGGGAAGCCCGGTTCGTCGGGTGTCACCAGTTCGGATTCATCGACCGGATCGACGTGCTGAAGCTTGCCGCGCCAGGTGCGACGTTCCTGTTGAACAGTCCGTATGGCGCCGGCGAAGTTTGGGACAAGCTGCCGCGCACCGTCCAAGAGCAGATCCTCTCGAAGCGCCTCAAGTTCTATGTGATCGACGCGAACCGCGTCGCCCGAGAGACCGATATGGCGGGCCGGACCAACACGATCATGCAGACGTGCTTCTTCGGCATTTCAGGGGTCTTACCGCGCGACCGTGCCATCGAGAAGATCAAGTCGGCGATCCGCAAGACGTACTCCCGTAAGGGAGAGGACGTCGTCCGCAAGAACTGGGAGGCGGTCGACGCGACGTTGGACCGTCTGGAAGAAGTCCTCGTTCCTGACGTGGCGACAAGCCAGATCCCGATGCGGCCGGCGGTCGCACCCGGCGCCACGCCGTTCGCGGAACGGTTCGTCGCCCGCTTGCTTTCAGGGGAAGGCGACCTCTTGCCCGTCAGCGCCGTGCCCGTCGACGGCGCCTATCCGAGCGCGACGTCGCGCTGGGAGAAACGGAACATCGCCGACTCGATACCGGTCTGGGACGCAGAGGCGTGCGTCCAGTGTGGGTCGTGCAGCTTTGTTTGCCCCCATGCCGCGATCCGGGCCCGGCTCGTGCACGAGTCCCTTCTGGACGGTGCGCCGGAGGGGTTCCGTTCGGCTCCGATCGACGCCCGTGGTTTCCCAGAGACCCGGTACGTCCTTCAGGTCTACGGAGAGGACTGCACAGGCTGCGGTTTGTGCGTCCAGACCTGTCCCGTCAAGCGCGACGGCGACCGGCGTGCGATCAACATGGCCCCGCACGACGAAGGCCTCGACCTCTCTCGCCCGTTCGTCCCCTTCTTCGAGACCCTACCCGTGAACGACCGGGCCTCCGTCGACTTTTCGACGGTGCGGGGCGCCCAGTTCCTTGAACCGACCTTTGAGTTCTCCGGCGCGTGCGCCGGGTGCGGAGAGACGCCGTATCTGAAGCTCTTGTCGCAGTTGTTCGGCGACCGAATGATCGTCGCGAACGCGACGGGATGCTCGTCGATCTACGGCGGCAACCTGCCGACGACGCCTTGGGCCACGGACCACGACGGTCGGGGGCCGGCATGGGCGAACTCGCTCTTCGAAGACAATGCAGAGTTCGGATTGGGCATGCGCCTTGCGGCCGACAGGCACTTGGCGGAGGCCCGGTCGCTCTTGGTCGAACTGAAGGACCAGTTGGGCGAAACGCTGGTCCGCGACCTGATCGAGGAGCCGCAAGTCCTCGAGAGCGACATCCGTCGGCAACGGTCGCGCGTCACCGAACTCTATGAGAAGCTCGGTCAGACCGACTCACCGTCTGCGAGACGATTGAGGGCCGTGGCCGACCACCTGACACGCCGGAGCGTCTGGATCGTCGGCGGGGACGGATGGGCTTACGACATCGGCTCGGCGGGGCTCGACCACGTCTTGGCGTCGGGGCGCGACGTGAACATCCTCGTGATGGACACGGAGGTCTATTCGAACACGGGCGGACAGGCCTCAAAGGCGACGCCTCTGGCGGCGGTCGCGAAGTTCGCGAACAGTGGCAAGCCCGTGGCGAAGAAGGACATCGCCTTGCAGGCCGTCGCTTACGGGAACGTTTACGTCGCCCGGATCGCGATGGGGGCGAACCCGCAGCAGACGCTCCAGGCTCTGCGAGAGGCGGACGCCTACCCAGGGACGTCGCTCGTCATCGCGTACTGCCATTGCATCGCGCACGGCATCGACATGGAGCAGGGGCTGTCACAGCAGCACTTGGCGGTCCAGTCCGGCTATTGGCCGTTGATGCGCTACAACCCCGTACTCCGGGATCAAGGTCACGCTCCGTTCTTGCTCGATTCGGCGCGGGCCTCAAAACCGTTCACAGAGTATGCGGACAACGAGCTCCGTTATCGCGCTTTGAGGCAGACCAATCCAGAGAACGCCGACAGGCTCATGGCGATGGCGGAAGAGGCGATCCGAAAGCGCTGGGCCCTTTACGAACAGATGGCGGCCATCCATTGA
- a CDS encoding saccharopine dehydrogenase NADP-binding domain-containing protein has translation MKVAVIGAGRQGPAAAYDLAVHGDYGRIVLADYDKDVAKDAAARINAVLDRKAVVAAEADASDHEGMKEFLYGFDLAVAAAPYRLNPVVAHAGIDVSCSVVDMGVDTDDALLIHERDDEARAKNVRIVTDCGIAPGTVNVMASALLGRSPASDTVRLYCGGLPESATAPFWHKVGFSVDSLLGEYVDDVDSLRGGEIVRSHPLEDVELLEFPGFGRLEAATTSGGTGTAPYRLRGRLREYEYKTLRYPGHWEAMRFMRDAGLWSEETLSDGSVPRRVSLAVMERHMVDPVARDVVVTRVVAYGPDGARTGLDLVDRADPVTGFSAMQRTTGFSTAVVAHDVLSGRVGPGCRACEEAVDAEDYLKALSVRGVTTVPTAFS, from the coding sequence ATGAAAGTCGCGGTGATCGGCGCGGGCCGACAGGGGCCGGCGGCGGCGTACGACCTGGCCGTTCACGGCGATTACGGTCGGATCGTCCTGGCCGACTACGACAAGGACGTCGCCAAGGACGCGGCGGCACGGATCAACGCGGTGCTGGACCGGAAGGCGGTGGTCGCCGCAGAAGCGGACGCGAGTGACCACGAAGGCATGAAGGAATTCCTGTACGGTTTCGACCTTGCCGTCGCTGCCGCGCCCTACCGCTTGAACCCGGTCGTCGCCCATGCGGGGATCGACGTGTCGTGCAGCGTGGTCGACATGGGGGTGGACACCGACGACGCCCTCTTGATCCACGAGCGCGACGACGAGGCCAGGGCCAAGAACGTCCGGATCGTCACCGACTGCGGGATCGCTCCGGGAACGGTCAACGTCATGGCCTCGGCCCTTCTGGGCCGATCGCCCGCCTCGGACACGGTCCGCCTGTACTGCGGCGGTCTTCCAGAGTCAGCCACGGCTCCCTTCTGGCACAAGGTGGGGTTCAGCGTCGACAGCCTTCTCGGCGAGTACGTGGACGACGTCGACTCGTTGAGGGGCGGCGAGATCGTCCGTTCCCACCCTTTGGAGGACGTCGAGCTCCTGGAGTTTCCCGGATTCGGTCGTCTGGAGGCGGCGACGACTTCAGGCGGGACTGGGACGGCCCCCTACCGCCTGAGGGGGCGCCTGCGCGAATATGAGTACAAGACGCTCCGGTATCCCGGACATTGGGAGGCGATGCGGTTCATGAGGGACGCGGGGCTGTGGTCCGAAGAAACCTTGTCCGACGGCTCGGTCCCCCGGCGCGTGTCCTTGGCCGTCATGGAGCGACACATGGTCGACCCGGTCGCCAGGGACGTGGTCGTCACCCGTGTCGTCGCCTATGGCCCAGACGGCGCCCGGACGGGACTCGACCTTGTCGACCGGGCCGATCCGGTCACGGGCTTTTCAGCGATGCAGCGGACGACGGGCTTTTCGACCGCGGTGGTCGCCCACGACGTGTTGTCGGGACGCGTCGGCCCGGGTTGCAGAGCGTGCGAGGAGGCGGTCGACGCAGAGGACTATCTGAAAGCGCTCTCCGTTCGAGGCGTCACGACCGTACCGACGGCTTTCTCCTAG
- a CDS encoding type IV pilus twitching motility protein PilT: MARNEVKSAPKSVSETEKFEKNTNFFVGANLQAPKAVEATEDARPIKDLHIDEVLREGLDRKASDVHFTAGLPPMARVDGELVPLNFEILNPEHTRRLVTDIMTDEQIQKFESTHELDMAYTAKGMARFRVNVYVQRHATAAALRMIPNRIPSYEDLRLPPIIRDIAKRSSGLILVTGPTGSGKSTTIAAMLDDINKTRSAHILTIEDPIEYLHNHQKCMVNQREMHSDTYSFHNALRAVLREDPDIILVGELRDLETIEAALTLAETGHLVFGTLHTRNAPSTIDRVVDVFPADQQEQIRVLLSNTLEGVISQQLLPKHGGGRVAALEIMIGIPAIKNLIREAKTHQMYSVIETNKQIGMQTLDKHLADLFKMGYVSYEECAMRAVDKETFTQLAKAA, encoded by the coding sequence ATGGCGAGGAACGAGGTCAAGAGCGCGCCTAAAAGCGTCTCTGAGACCGAGAAGTTCGAAAAGAACACGAACTTCTTCGTCGGTGCCAACCTCCAAGCCCCCAAGGCCGTCGAGGCGACCGAAGACGCCCGTCCGATCAAGGACCTACACATCGACGAGGTGTTGCGGGAGGGCTTGGACCGTAAGGCGAGCGACGTCCACTTTACGGCCGGTCTGCCCCCGATGGCCCGTGTCGACGGCGAACTCGTCCCCTTGAACTTCGAGATCCTTAATCCCGAGCACACCAGGCGCCTCGTGACGGACATCATGACCGACGAGCAGATCCAGAAGTTCGAAAGCACGCACGAGCTCGACATGGCGTATACGGCGAAGGGCATGGCCCGCTTCCGTGTCAACGTCTATGTCCAGCGGCATGCGACCGCGGCCGCGCTCCGAATGATCCCGAACCGGATCCCGTCCTACGAAGACCTCCGCCTTCCTCCGATCATCCGCGACATCGCGAAGAGGTCGAGCGGTCTCATTTTGGTCACGGGTCCGACCGGCTCCGGTAAGTCGACCACGATCGCGGCGATGTTGGACGACATCAATAAGACGCGATCGGCCCACATCCTGACCATCGAGGACCCGATCGAGTACTTGCACAACCACCAGAAGTGCATGGTCAACCAGCGCGAGATGCACAGCGACACGTACTCGTTCCACAACGCGCTGCGCGCCGTCTTGCGCGAAGACCCGGACATCATCCTCGTCGGTGAGCTCCGCGACCTCGAGACGATCGAAGCCGCATTGACGCTGGCTGAAACGGGTCACTTGGTCTTCGGCACGTTGCACACCCGTAACGCGCCCAGCACCATCGACCGTGTGGTCGACGTCTTCCCTGCCGACCAGCAGGAACAGATCCGCGTCTTGCTCTCGAACACGCTCGAAGGCGTCATTTCGCAGCAACTGCTGCCGAAGCACGGCGGCGGCCGCGTCGCCGCACTCGAGATCATGATCGGCATCCCTGCGATCAAGAACCTCATCCGCGAGGCCAAGACGCACCAGATGTATTCGGTCATCGAGACGAACAAGCAGATCGGCATGCAAACGTTGGACAAGCACCTCGCCGACCTCTTCAAGATGGGCTACGTGTCCTATGAGGAATGTGCGATGAGGGCCGTCGACAAAGAGACGTTCACTCAGCTCGCCAAAGCCGCCTAA
- the rplL gene encoding 50S ribosomal protein L7/L12, giving the protein MANATIDKIVDQIAGLTAIELSELKTALEDKFGVTAAAPMMGMPMMMGGGGGEAAAAEEKTEFTVVLAAAGDNKLGVIKVVREVTGLGLKEAKDLVDGAPQPVKENIGKAEADDLKKKLEEAGGKVELK; this is encoded by the coding sequence ATGGCTAACGCAACCATCGACAAGATCGTCGACCAGATCGCCGGTCTGACCGCCATCGAGCTCAGCGAGCTCAAGACGGCCCTCGAAGACAAGTTCGGCGTCACCGCCGCCGCCCCCATGATGGGCATGCCCATGATGATGGGCGGAGGTGGCGGAGAAGCCGCTGCCGCCGAAGAGAAGACCGAGTTCACGGTCGTCCTCGCCGCCGCAGGAGACAACAAGCTGGGCGTCATCAAGGTCGTCCGCGAAGTCACCGGCCTGGGCCTCAAGGAAGCCAAGGACCTCGTCGACGGCGCCCCGCAGCCCGTCAAAGAGAACATCGGCAAGGCCGAAGCCGACGACCTCAAGAAGAAGCTCGAGGAAGCCGGCGGAAAGGTCGAACTCAAGTAA